In the Gemmatimonadaceae bacterium genome, one interval contains:
- a CDS encoding retropepsin-like aspartic protease, with the protein MKLTPFPFFLALLASGGCDGALPGRVAVQADTAAGEVPLRVAGRGGAVLLVAVHINGSGPYNLVLDTGATLTCIDEGLARELRLPRKTGAVGLGAGVGGSGRVALVQVDSVRAGSSTVRNLTACVLDLRHLRDLGAGGVNGLLGLNFLSGFHVTLDFEQRLMTLAPK; encoded by the coding sequence GTGAAGCTCACTCCTTTTCCTTTCTTTCTCGCCCTGCTTGCCTCCGGCGGATGCGACGGCGCCCTGCCGGGTCGCGTGGCCGTTCAGGCGGACACTGCGGCCGGCGAGGTTCCGCTGCGCGTCGCGGGGCGGGGCGGCGCGGTCCTGCTAGTCGCCGTCCACATCAACGGCTCGGGGCCGTACAACCTCGTGCTCGACACGGGCGCGACCCTCACGTGCATCGACGAGGGGCTGGCGAGGGAGCTTCGCCTCCCCCGAAAAACCGGCGCGGTCGGTCTGGGGGCCGGAGTCGGCGGATCCGGACGCGTCGCGCTGGTCCAGGTCGACTCCGTCCGGGCGGGCTCGTCGACCGTGCGCAATCTCACGGCGTGCGTTCTGGACCTCCGCCATCTCCGCGACCTCGGCGCCGGCGGCGTCAATGGACTGCTCGGCCTGAACTTCCTGTCCGGCTTCCACGTAACGCTCGACTTCGAGCAGCGGCTGATGACGCTGGCGCCGAAGTAG
- a CDS encoding multicopper oxidase domain-containing protein, producing the protein MPFPAVAVAALAAFATSCARGTAVPPTVGSSFTIAAPNDNRVPAGSLRNGVLRLDLDAVRAGWRPDANVDTAATVQAFAERGKLPTIPGPLVRIPDGTEVRLTVRNLIPDSTLIVHGLRAGAVADDSFSVPPGATREIVFTAANAGTFHYWGTTSHSALNRRVGRDALLSGAIVVDPVGTVPDPRERVFVITLIDYMSDTALPPPREEIWEIAVNGRSWPHTERLSYAMGDTARWRFINATDRPHPMHLHGFHFLVTSKGDGKADTTYSPDTRRHAVTEFMVPGSTFSLEWVLTRPGNWLVHCHMIPHITPYPMRPDSTRQHDVHAVDQHPTVSMAGLVLGVSVTDPRGRYAAPVAPPVATHRLFLQESRPQPGIVPRKGFVLQREAEPAPDSVEVPGSPLVVVRGQRNSITIVNRLRTPSSVHWHGMELESVFDGVPGFSGVGATRAPLLAPGDSFTAWFTPPRAGTYIYHSHMDEEDQLFSGMYAPLLVLEPGERHDPSTDLTMVVGMVPAIGGGFAYALNGTVSPNPIRVQAGKTYRLRLINILFAPAITVELSAADSAVQRWRLISKDGATVPEALTAVRPARMRIGVGETYDLRWVAPAGESLLKIQPGAPPGVAPLPPLLQKLISRP; encoded by the coding sequence ATGCCTTTCCCCGCCGTTGCCGTCGCCGCCCTCGCAGCGTTCGCCACATCGTGCGCTCGCGGCACTGCCGTTCCGCCGACGGTTGGATCGTCGTTCACCATAGCCGCGCCGAACGACAATCGGGTGCCGGCCGGCAGCCTGCGCAATGGCGTCTTGCGCCTCGACCTCGATGCGGTCCGGGCGGGCTGGCGGCCCGACGCGAACGTGGACACCGCGGCGACGGTCCAGGCCTTCGCGGAGCGCGGCAAGCTGCCGACGATACCGGGGCCACTCGTGCGCATCCCCGATGGGACCGAGGTCAGGCTGACGGTCAGGAATCTCATTCCCGATTCCACGCTGATCGTTCACGGCCTGCGCGCCGGCGCCGTCGCTGATGACAGCTTCAGCGTCCCGCCGGGGGCGACGAGAGAGATCGTGTTCACCGCCGCGAACGCCGGCACGTTCCACTACTGGGGTACGACTTCGCATTCAGCCTTGAATCGACGAGTGGGGCGGGACGCGCTGCTCTCGGGTGCGATCGTCGTCGATCCCGTGGGAACGGTTCCCGACCCGCGAGAGAGAGTGTTCGTCATCACGTTGATCGACTACATGTCGGATACCGCCCTTCCGCCTCCGCGCGAAGAGATTTGGGAGATCGCCGTGAACGGCAGGTCGTGGCCGCACACGGAAAGGCTCTCATACGCGATGGGGGACACCGCGCGGTGGCGCTTCATCAACGCGACCGACCGCCCCCACCCCATGCACCTGCATGGATTCCACTTTCTCGTTACGTCGAAGGGCGACGGCAAAGCGGATACGACTTACTCTCCGGATACGCGTCGTCACGCAGTCACCGAGTTCATGGTGCCCGGGAGCACTTTCAGCCTCGAGTGGGTTCTTACGCGTCCCGGAAACTGGCTGGTGCATTGTCACATGATCCCGCACATCACGCCATACCCAATGAGACCGGACAGCACCCGGCAGCATGACGTACATGCGGTCGATCAGCATCCCACCGTGTCGATGGCGGGTCTCGTTCTGGGAGTCAGCGTTACCGATCCGCGGGGGAGATACGCGGCGCCCGTCGCGCCACCGGTCGCGACGCACCGGCTCTTCCTTCAGGAATCCCGACCTCAGCCGGGCATCGTCCCGAGGAAGGGATTCGTCCTCCAGCGTGAGGCAGAGCCGGCTCCGGATTCGGTCGAGGTGCCCGGCTCACCGTTAGTGGTTGTGCGAGGACAGCGGAACAGCATCACGATCGTGAACCGCCTGCGAACGCCAAGCAGCGTTCACTGGCACGGGATGGAGCTCGAGAGCGTATTCGACGGGGTGCCGGGGTTCAGCGGCGTCGGAGCCACGCGAGCTCCGTTGCTCGCGCCAGGCGACTCTTTCACGGCCTGGTTCACTCCGCCGCGCGCCGGCACGTACATCTACCACAGCCACATGGACGAGGAGGATCAGCTCTTCTCCGGCATGTACGCGCCGCTGCTGGTGCTGGAGCCCGGCGAGCGGCACGACCCGTCGACCGACCTAACGATGGTGGTAGGAATGGTGCCCGCGATCGGGGGCGGATTTGCCTACGCGCTCAACGGCACCGTTTCGCCGAACCCGATCAGAGTGCAGGCCGGGAAGACATATCGGCTGCGTCTGATCAACATCCTGTTCGCGCCGGCGATCACGGTCGAGCTCAGCGCGGCGGATTCCGCGGTCCAGCGGTGGCGGCTGATATCGAAGGATGGAGCGACGGTTCCGGAGGCGTTGACCGCTGTTCGCCCAGCTCGTATGCGGATCGGCGTCGGTGAGACATACGACCTGCGGTGGGTGGCACCGGCCGGCGAGTCCCTTCTCAAGATTCAGCCGGGCGCTCCGCCCGGAGTGGCTCCCCTTCCGCCGCTGCTGCAAAAGCTTATCAGCCGGCCGTAG
- a CDS encoding peptide chain release factor 3: MSTPDLAAAISRRRTFAIISHPDAGKTTLTEKLLLYGGAIHLAGSVKARRAQRHATSDWMKLEQERGISVTSSVMNFEYDGYQVNLLDTPGHEDFSEDTYRTLVAADSAVMLLDNRRGVEERTRQLFEVCKLRRTPIFTFVNKCDRVGEDPLKLISDVEADLGIMCHPVTWPINRDNAFIGIYDRWSETIHLFDRSEDHGATRAAVRASTLDSPELRDLLGAETHERLTHDISLLDEAGHPFSRDALLSGELSPVFFGSALTNFGVEAFLHHFLEFASPPLPRESSAGLVQPTDEDFTGFVFKIQANMDPRHRDRVAFVRICSGKFEAGMDVTHVRTKKTMRLAAPQQFLARERSAVEEAWPGDVIGVMDRGTLRIGDTLSTRPGVEFTGIPRFAPEHFARVILTDPMRRKQLDTGLRQLTEEGAAQAFYTSASDIASPTPIIGAVGLLQFDVMLHRLDHEYGVRCRLEMIGGRYPRWVTGAKDDIERFAGERGRMLLYDSKGNPLVLFEDQWGLKWALDRETKIQFHEVAP, from the coding sequence TTGAGTACTCCCGACCTCGCCGCGGCGATCAGCCGCCGGCGCACTTTCGCCATCATCAGCCATCCCGACGCGGGCAAGACGACGCTCACGGAGAAGCTGCTGCTGTACGGCGGCGCCATCCACCTCGCGGGCTCCGTGAAGGCGCGCCGCGCGCAACGGCACGCGACGTCCGACTGGATGAAGCTGGAGCAGGAGCGCGGCATCTCCGTCACGTCGAGCGTCATGAACTTCGAGTACGACGGGTATCAGGTGAACCTGCTCGACACCCCCGGACACGAGGACTTCTCCGAGGACACGTACCGCACCCTGGTCGCGGCCGACAGCGCGGTGATGCTGCTCGACAACCGCCGCGGCGTGGAGGAAAGAACACGGCAGCTCTTCGAGGTGTGCAAGCTCCGGCGCACTCCGATCTTCACGTTCGTGAACAAGTGCGACCGCGTCGGCGAGGACCCGCTCAAGCTCATCAGCGACGTCGAGGCCGACCTCGGCATCATGTGTCATCCCGTCACGTGGCCGATCAACCGCGACAACGCGTTCATCGGGATCTATGATCGCTGGTCTGAGACGATCCACCTGTTCGACCGGAGCGAGGATCATGGCGCGACGCGGGCCGCGGTGCGTGCCTCTACTCTCGACAGCCCGGAGCTGCGCGACCTGCTCGGCGCGGAGACGCACGAACGGCTGACGCACGACATCTCGCTCCTGGACGAAGCGGGGCATCCGTTCTCGCGCGATGCGCTGCTATCGGGCGAGCTGTCGCCCGTGTTCTTCGGCAGCGCTCTCACCAACTTCGGCGTCGAGGCCTTTCTGCATCACTTCCTCGAGTTCGCGTCGCCCCCGCTACCGCGCGAGTCGTCGGCGGGGCTGGTGCAGCCGACCGACGAGGACTTCACCGGCTTCGTGTTCAAGATCCAGGCGAACATGGACCCGCGGCACCGCGACCGCGTCGCGTTCGTTCGGATCTGCTCCGGAAAGTTCGAGGCCGGGATGGACGTCACGCACGTGCGCACGAAGAAGACGATGCGGCTCGCCGCGCCCCAGCAGTTTCTCGCGCGCGAGCGATCCGCCGTGGAGGAAGCGTGGCCCGGCGACGTGATCGGCGTGATGGACCGCGGAACGCTCCGCATCGGCGATACTCTGTCCACGCGCCCCGGCGTCGAGTTCACCGGCATCCCGCGGTTCGCGCCGGAGCATTTCGCGCGCGTCATCCTCACGGATCCGATGCGCCGCAAGCAACTCGATACCGGGCTGCGCCAACTCACCGAGGAGGGCGCGGCGCAGGCGTTCTACACCTCCGCCAGCGACATCGCGAGCCCCACGCCGATCATCGGCGCGGTCGGACTTCTCCAGTTCGACGTGATGCTCCACCGCCTCGATCACGAGTACGGCGTGCGCTGCCGCCTGGAGATGATCGGCGGCCGCTATCCGCGCTGGGTGACGGGAGCGAAGGACGACATCGAGCGGTTCGCCGGCGAGCGGGGCCGGATGCTGCTGTACGACTCGAAGGGTAATCCGCTGGTTCTCTTCGAGGATCAGTGGGGACTCAAGTGGGCGCTGGACCGCGAGACGAAGATCCAGTTTCACGAGGTCGCGCCGTAG
- a CDS encoding prolyl oligopeptidase family serine peptidase — protein MTNRRILFAIALTPFVAEAQAALTTESIRSYAFPQNLTAAATGSRVAWTINEQGRRNVYVAEGPDYAARKLTSYDRDDGQELTSVTLSADGQWVVFVRGGEHGSNWDDLVPVNPSSLPTSAKLQLLAVPFADGEPRVLTEGGDYPAISPNSQTVAFERDRQIWTVPIDGSVAAKRLLSARGDNGGIQWSPDGSRLAFVSSRGDHSFVGVFTNDSTPILWIAPALARDGSPRWSADGSRIAFVRRAASGGAPAPILERRPNPWAVWVADAASGSARQLWRAPETLPGSSGGSNLQWVAGDRIVFLSYMDGWPHMYSIDSRGGEPVLLTPGDYMVEFPRLSPDKRFVYFSANTGPDRDDIDRRHLVRTPVERAAIEVLTPGVGNEWAPVVTDNGRSIAFVGASAQSPPRPMVMSTQGTESRAVSGNPMPGDFPEARLVTPKKVTFRAPDGLQVHGQLFEPAGGAAKKPAIVYVHGGPSRQMLLGWHYSDYYSNAYAVNQYLASRGFVVLAVNYRLGIGYGFDFQNPVGGGSRGASEYQDIRAAGEYLRALPQVDGRHIGIYGGSYGGYLTALALARDSDLFAAGVDIHGVHNYTSEGGRRLGMAQWQFEPTDRDSAAAIAWRSSPVADVSTWKSPVLFIHGDDDRNVRFSETVDLARRLDAVGVQYEQIVIPDDTHHWMRYSNNLRVNAAVAEFFERRLLQRSP, from the coding sequence ATGACGAACAGACGAATACTCTTCGCCATTGCGCTAACTCCCTTCGTTGCCGAGGCCCAGGCCGCGCTGACGACCGAGAGCATTCGGTCGTACGCTTTTCCGCAGAACCTGACCGCCGCCGCAACCGGTTCGCGCGTCGCGTGGACGATCAACGAGCAGGGCCGGCGCAACGTCTACGTTGCGGAAGGTCCGGACTACGCCGCACGGAAGCTCACCAGCTACGACCGCGACGACGGACAGGAGCTCACGAGCGTCACGCTGTCCGCCGACGGCCAGTGGGTGGTGTTCGTGCGCGGTGGCGAGCACGGCTCGAACTGGGATGATCTCGTTCCGGTCAATCCGTCGTCGCTGCCGACGTCGGCAAAGCTGCAGCTGCTGGCGGTGCCTTTCGCGGATGGGGAGCCGCGTGTTCTCACGGAAGGCGGTGACTACCCCGCGATCTCGCCGAATTCGCAAACCGTGGCGTTCGAGCGAGATCGCCAGATATGGACGGTGCCGATCGACGGATCGGTTGCGGCGAAGCGATTGCTGTCCGCGCGCGGCGACAACGGTGGCATCCAATGGTCGCCGGACGGCTCGCGGCTCGCGTTCGTCTCCAGCCGCGGCGACCACTCGTTCGTCGGCGTCTTCACCAACGACAGCACGCCCATCCTGTGGATTGCCCCAGCGCTCGCGCGCGACGGGTCGCCGCGCTGGTCCGCGGACGGCAGCCGAATCGCGTTCGTTCGCCGTGCCGCGTCGGGAGGCGCGCCCGCGCCGATTCTCGAGCGCCGTCCGAACCCGTGGGCGGTGTGGGTGGCTGACGCCGCGTCGGGTAGCGCACGGCAGCTTTGGAGAGCACCGGAGACTCTGCCCGGCTCCAGCGGCGGGTCGAACCTGCAATGGGTAGCGGGGGACCGGATCGTCTTCCTCAGCTACATGGACGGCTGGCCGCATATGTACTCCATCGATTCGCGCGGCGGCGAGCCGGTGTTGCTCACGCCCGGCGACTACATGGTCGAATTTCCCAGGCTGAGTCCGGACAAGCGGTTCGTCTATTTCTCGGCCAACACGGGGCCCGATCGGGACGACATCGACCGGAGGCATCTAGTTCGAACGCCGGTGGAGCGCGCCGCGATCGAGGTGCTGACGCCCGGAGTCGGCAACGAGTGGGCGCCGGTGGTTACGGATAACGGCCGCAGCATAGCGTTCGTCGGCGCGAGCGCACAGAGCCCGCCACGTCCGATGGTAATGTCGACTCAGGGGACGGAGAGCCGGGCGGTGTCCGGCAATCCGATGCCCGGTGATTTTCCCGAGGCGCGACTCGTCACGCCGAAGAAAGTCACGTTCCGTGCGCCCGACGGATTGCAAGTTCACGGACAGCTGTTCGAGCCCGCCGGAGGCGCGGCGAAGAAACCCGCCATCGTTTACGTGCACGGCGGGCCTTCCCGTCAGATGCTGCTCGGCTGGCACTACTCCGACTACTACTCGAACGCGTACGCCGTGAATCAGTACCTGGCGAGCCGCGGATTCGTCGTGCTCGCGGTGAACTACCGGCTCGGCATCGGCTACGGCTTCGACTTTCAGAATCCCGTCGGAGGCGGCAGTCGCGGAGCCAGCGAGTATCAGGACATCCGCGCCGCGGGCGAGTACCTGCGCGCACTGCCCCAGGTGGACGGCCGGCACATCGGCATCTACGGCGGATCGTACGGCGGGTATCTCACCGCGCTGGCGCTGGCGCGCGACTCCGACCTGTTCGCCGCGGGCGTAGACATCCACGGAGTGCACAACTACACCTCCGAGGGCGGCCGCCGGCTCGGCATGGCGCAGTGGCAGTTCGAGCCCACCGATCGCGACAGCGCCGCGGCGATCGCGTGGCGCTCATCGCCCGTCGCCGACGTGAGCACGTGGAAGTCGCCGGTGCTGTTCATCCACGGCGACGACGACCGCAACGTGCGCTTCAGCGAGACCGTGGATCTCGCGCGCAGGCTCGACGCGGTGGGAGTGCAGTACGAGCAGATCGTCATTCCGGACGACACCCACCACTGGATGCGCTATTCGAACAACCTGCGGGTGAACGCGGCGGTGGCGGAGTTCTTCGAGCGGAGGCTCTTACAGCGATCGCCGTAA
- a CDS encoding right-handed parallel beta-helix repeat-containing protein, with protein MAAGHYYLAPTAFTDSTCGNCESAGTSVPATYGLLLSGRHVELVGASADSVIIHTNAGYGILFDGCDSCSLRGVTITGGTRDADGRATSAAVVVRRGQVSLDRCSIRDNIGDSATVAKVIVGIAGVAGREQSDIRISNCSIRRNSWDGIALYRGARAEIRDNVIDGVDKAAGGRVGGGRGVGIGLTWDAAAIVERNLVTRYWKGIGVFGDARALIRHNVVEDVLTWGFAYWGAETGGPAATIEENIVYLTGACGAMIERNAPDTGVAPGRLSRNVFVRTTQAQRYDSGEPYCPQRPIARIKVPARFAVSGNLVYDVRQPGDWVQEPTSSVDELKASASSLVGRLRRSPALRSARFFSEYWNSL; from the coding sequence TTGGCCGCGGGCCACTACTATCTCGCACCCACAGCGTTCACCGATTCGACCTGCGGCAACTGCGAGAGCGCGGGCACTTCGGTGCCGGCGACCTACGGCCTGCTGCTCAGCGGCCGCCACGTCGAGCTGGTCGGAGCGTCGGCCGACAGCGTGATCATTCACACGAATGCCGGCTACGGGATCTTGTTCGACGGCTGCGACAGCTGCTCGCTTCGGGGCGTCACGATTACCGGCGGCACGCGTGACGCCGATGGCCGCGCGACCAGCGCTGCCGTAGTGGTGCGGCGCGGGCAGGTATCGCTCGATCGCTGCTCGATCCGCGATAACATCGGCGACTCGGCGACGGTCGCGAAGGTCATCGTGGGAATCGCCGGCGTGGCGGGACGCGAGCAGTCCGACATCCGCATCAGTAACTGCTCGATCCGCCGGAACTCGTGGGATGGAATCGCGCTGTACCGGGGCGCTCGCGCGGAGATCCGCGACAACGTGATAGACGGCGTGGACAAGGCAGCCGGCGGTCGCGTCGGCGGCGGGCGCGGTGTCGGCATCGGACTCACGTGGGACGCCGCCGCGATCGTCGAGCGCAATCTGGTAACGCGGTACTGGAAAGGGATCGGCGTGTTCGGCGACGCGCGCGCTCTCATTCGGCACAACGTGGTCGAAGACGTACTGACCTGGGGGTTCGCGTATTGGGGAGCCGAAACGGGCGGACCCGCCGCGACGATCGAGGAGAACATTGTGTACCTCACCGGAGCGTGCGGCGCGATGATCGAGCGGAACGCGCCCGATACCGGGGTCGCGCCGGGACGCTTGTCGCGCAACGTCTTCGTGCGGACGACACAGGCCCAGCGGTACGACTCCGGTGAGCCATACTGCCCCCAAAGGCCGATTGCGCGCATCAAGGTCCCCGCGCGATTCGCCGTGAGCGGGAATCTGGTTTACGATGTTCGTCAGCCGGGCGACTGGGTACAGGAGCCGACGAGCAGCGTCGACGAGCTGAAGGCCTCGGCTTCGTCGCTGGTGGGTCGCCTCCGAAGATCTCCAGCGTTACGGTCCGCGCGATTCTTCTCCGAGTACTGGAACAGTCTCTAG
- a CDS encoding cation:proton antiporter — protein MESNIWLSASLWMALALAASVISIRVGISVALIEILVGVIAGNLFGTQTAPWIDFLAAFGAMLLTFLAGAEIDPDSLKRHLKPALVIGAVGFIAPFLAAGAFAYWVAGWEPHAAYIAGIALSTTSVAVVYAVMVETGLNRTELGKLILAACFVNDLGTVLALGVIFADFNRWLVLFVAVTAVVLWYLPRVTRFLIRSLGHRVSEPEIKFLILVLFLLGGLAKVAQSEAVLPAYLAGLVIAGVFVRDRVLMDRMRSIAFSILTPFYFIKAGLYVSLPAIATGALLITGFLFAKMFAKIAGIWPLTRIFRFDRREGAYTTLLMSTGLTFGTISALFGLTTHIITQQQYTILVTTVIGSAVVPTLIAQRFFQVAAPAVETEEDVEEIPEPA, from the coding sequence TTGGAGTCCAACATCTGGCTTTCCGCGAGTCTGTGGATGGCGCTCGCACTGGCCGCCAGTGTCATCTCCATCCGAGTTGGTATCTCGGTAGCCCTAATCGAGATCCTCGTCGGGGTCATCGCCGGGAATCTGTTTGGGACACAGACGGCGCCATGGATTGACTTTCTTGCCGCTTTCGGGGCCATGCTCCTGACCTTTCTCGCCGGCGCTGAGATCGACCCGGACTCGCTCAAGCGGCATCTCAAGCCTGCACTCGTCATCGGCGCTGTCGGGTTCATCGCGCCATTTCTTGCCGCTGGTGCCTTCGCCTACTGGGTGGCCGGCTGGGAGCCTCACGCCGCGTACATCGCCGGCATCGCGCTTTCCACCACCTCGGTGGCCGTCGTCTATGCCGTAATGGTCGAGACGGGACTGAACCGTACGGAGTTGGGAAAGCTCATACTCGCCGCCTGCTTCGTGAACGACCTTGGGACCGTGCTCGCGCTCGGGGTGATCTTCGCCGACTTCAATCGCTGGCTTGTCCTTTTCGTCGCCGTGACGGCCGTCGTGCTATGGTACCTGCCACGCGTCACCCGCTTCCTCATCCGGAGTCTGGGTCATCGCGTGAGCGAGCCAGAAATCAAGTTCCTCATTCTGGTGCTCTTCCTGCTTGGCGGTTTGGCCAAGGTTGCGCAGAGCGAGGCCGTTCTTCCGGCCTATCTTGCGGGTCTGGTCATCGCAGGTGTGTTCGTGCGCGACCGCGTGCTCATGGATCGGATGCGGTCGATCGCTTTCTCCATCCTCACGCCGTTTTACTTCATCAAGGCAGGCCTCTACGTTTCCCTCCCAGCCATCGCGACGGGAGCGCTCCTCATCACCGGCTTCCTGTTCGCCAAGATGTTCGCGAAAATCGCCGGCATCTGGCCTCTCACCCGAATCTTCCGGTTCGATCGGCGCGAGGGTGCCTACACGACCCTGCTGATGTCGACGGGTCTCACGTTCGGCACCATCTCGGCGCTGTTCGGACTGACTACCCACATCATCACGCAGCAGCAGTATACGATTTTGGTGACGACGGTTATCGGAAGCGCAGTAGTTCCAACATTGATCGCGCAACGTTTCTTCCAGGTCGCGGCGCCCGCCGTCGAGACGGAGGAAGACGTCGAGGAGATCCCGGAGCCGGCATGA
- a CDS encoding DUF190 domain-containing protein gives MHGFKGERVLMRIHIGERDQYNGRSLHREIVELLRKRHYAGATVFRGVMGFGASSKPHSAWIEVLSLDMPIVVECVETEERIKAILPELDGMIGGGLITLERARVIMYRPHEPEEEEPDDWSIDVTGTWEIRQPHSRGSSAGVSGRAPGPDAPAI, from the coding sequence ATGCACGGTTTCAAGGGTGAGCGCGTACTCATGCGCATCCACATCGGCGAGCGCGACCAGTACAATGGGCGGTCGCTGCATAGGGAGATCGTGGAGCTCTTGCGTAAGCGGCATTACGCCGGTGCCACGGTGTTCCGCGGGGTCATGGGGTTCGGGGCAAGCAGTAAGCCGCACTCGGCCTGGATCGAGGTACTTTCGCTAGACATGCCGATCGTGGTCGAATGTGTCGAGACCGAGGAGAGGATCAAGGCGATACTTCCCGAGCTCGACGGCATGATTGGCGGCGGGCTGATCACTCTCGAGCGCGCCAGGGTCATCATGTACCGGCCGCACGAGCCCGAGGAAGAGGAGCCCGACGACTGGTCTATCGACGTGACCGGCACATGGGAAATACGCCAGCCGCATTCGCGTGGTAGCTCCGCCGGTGTGTCCGGTCGCGCGCCGGGCCCGGACGCTCCGGCGATCTAA
- the ettA gene encoding energy-dependent translational throttle protein EttA — MAPPQFIYVMKDLRKVVPPSREILRGIWLSFYHGAKIGVLGANGAGKSSLLRIMAGEDHDYQGEAWIADGMRVGFLSQEPRLDESKNVKENVEDGVAEVRDLLKRFEEISARFAEPMDDDQMQKLLDEQSRVQDAIEAKGAWEMDRKIEIAMDALRLPPADADVKQLSGGEKRRVALCRVLLEQPDLLLLDEPTNHLDAESVAWLERHLAEFPGTIVAVTHDRYFLDNVAKWILELDRGAGIPYEGNYTSWLDQKRTRLATEEKQASARQRTLERELEWVRMAPRARQAKNKARVQKYEELEKESQGEKLYQHEIVIPPPPRLGNDVVIADDLRKAYGDKLLFDGLTFSLPRGGIVGVIGPNGAGKTTLFRIIVGQEKPDGGSLTIGETVVTAYVDQSRELGAKKTVYDEVSDGNDIIVVGKREINARAYLASFGFRGTDQQKKVEKLSGGERNRLHLAKLLKSGGNLLLLDEPTNDLDVDTLRALEDALVDFAGCAVVISHDRWFLDRIATHILAFEGNSEAVWFEGNYQAYREDFKRRKGVDADQPHRVAYRKLVRA, encoded by the coding sequence ATGGCTCCTCCACAATTCATCTACGTCATGAAGGACCTGCGCAAGGTCGTCCCGCCGTCGCGGGAGATCCTGCGCGGGATCTGGCTCTCGTTCTATCACGGCGCGAAGATCGGCGTGCTCGGCGCCAACGGCGCGGGCAAGTCGTCGCTGCTGCGGATCATGGCGGGCGAGGACCACGATTATCAGGGCGAGGCGTGGATCGCCGACGGCATGCGCGTCGGGTTCCTCTCTCAGGAGCCGCGGCTCGACGAATCGAAGAACGTGAAGGAGAACGTAGAGGACGGAGTCGCGGAAGTGCGCGACCTGCTCAAGCGGTTCGAGGAGATCTCAGCGCGCTTTGCCGAGCCGATGGACGACGACCAGATGCAGAAGCTGCTGGACGAGCAGTCGCGCGTGCAAGACGCGATCGAGGCGAAGGGCGCGTGGGAGATGGACCGGAAGATCGAGATCGCGATGGACGCGCTGCGACTTCCACCCGCCGACGCGGACGTGAAGCAGCTGTCGGGCGGCGAGAAGCGGCGCGTGGCCCTGTGCCGCGTGCTGCTGGAGCAGCCCGACTTACTGCTGCTGGACGAGCCGACGAATCACCTGGACGCGGAATCCGTCGCGTGGCTCGAGCGGCATCTCGCCGAGTTTCCCGGTACGATCGTCGCGGTGACGCACGACCGGTATTTCCTGGACAACGTCGCGAAGTGGATCCTGGAGCTCGACCGTGGAGCCGGCATTCCGTACGAGGGGAACTACACCAGCTGGCTGGACCAGAAGCGCACGCGTCTCGCGACCGAAGAGAAGCAGGCGTCGGCGCGGCAGCGAACGTTGGAGCGCGAGCTGGAGTGGGTGCGGATGGCGCCGCGCGCGCGCCAGGCCAAGAACAAGGCGCGCGTGCAGAAGTACGAGGAGCTGGAGAAGGAGTCGCAGGGGGAGAAGCTGTACCAGCACGAGATCGTGATCCCGCCTCCGCCGCGGCTCGGCAACGACGTCGTGATCGCGGACGATCTGAGAAAGGCGTACGGGGACAAGCTGCTGTTCGACGGGCTGACGTTCTCGCTGCCGCGGGGCGGCATCGTCGGCGTGATCGGCCCGAACGGCGCCGGCAAGACGACGCTGTTCCGCATCATCGTCGGGCAGGAGAAGCCCGACGGCGGATCGCTCACCATCGGCGAAACGGTCGTCACTGCGTACGTCGATCAGTCGCGCGAGCTCGGCGCGAAGAAAACAGTGTACGACGAAGTGAGCGACGGCAACGACATCATCGTCGTCGGCAAGCGGGAGATCAACGCCCGCGCCTATCTGGCGTCGTTCGGCTTCCGCGGGACGGACCAGCAGAAAAAAGTCGAGAAGCTGTCCGGCGGGGAGCGCAACCGGCTGCACCTGGCGAAGCTGCTGAAGAGCGGTGGCAACCTGCTGCTGTTGGACGAGCCGACCAACGATCTGGACGTGGATACGCTGCGCGCGCTCGAGGACGCGCTGGTGGACTTCGCCGGCTGCGCCGTGGTGATCTCGCACGACCGCTGGTTTCTCGACAGGATCGCGACGCACATTCTCGCATTCGAGGGTAACAGCGAGGCCGTGTGGTTCGAGGGGAACTACCAGGCGTACCGCGAGGATTTCAAGCGGCGGAAGGGCGTGGATGCGGATCAGCCGCACCGCGTCGCGTACCGGAAGCTGGTGCGCGCTTAG